GTCTTCGGGGCGCTCGGGCATGGCTTCCAGCTCCAGCCCGAAGGGGCGATAGCCGAAGTGTCGGGTCAGCTTCTGGGAGAGGACGTGGTCGCAGACGCTCTGCCCGAAGACGGCTGCCAGGCCCAGTTCTTCCGGCAGGGTGCCCAGGGTTGCCTTGCCCAGGCGCATGGCCAGCATGCCGCCGCGATAGGACGGCAGGATCATCAGCCCGCCGGTTTCGAGAATCGCGGGATTGGGCGCGGCCGGAAAAAGGGCGGATATGCCCACCACCTCGCCGCCGGGCGTGCGTCCCACATACTGGTACAAGTCCCTTGCGGCATTGGCCGCACGCACCCTGTCCGGATCGTACACGTAATCCAGCGGAAAGTTCTCCCCGTAGATGGCGTAATAGAGCAAGGCCACGCCTTCGCCGTCTTCAGGGCGGAACAGGCCCACCTCCACGCCCTGCCCCGGCTCGATGGTCCGGAGGTTGGCGCGCAGCCATTCCATGTTCTGTTGTCTGCTTTTGTGCATGGCGGTTCCGTTGCGGATTCAGGATGTGGTGCGCCGCAGCCCGGCCCGTGCCACAAGCAGGGCCGCCGCAAGCGCGAGGGCTGCGGAAAGCGCGAACAGCGTCGCTCGGGGCATTCCGGCGGCCAGCATGATGCCGCCAAGCCATGGGCCGACGAAATATGCTGCGTCCATGGTCGACAAGGCGAGGTTTGTGGTCAGACCACGCCGTGTCGGGTCTGCCAGCAGGAACAGGCTGGCCTGCGCCAGCGGCAGGGCCACCCCCATGCAGGTTCCGAACAGCGCAGCTGCCAGCAGAAAGACCACGGGAGTGCGAACCACCGCATAGCCCGCATAGCAGAAGGCCAGCAGCACCAGCGTGGCAACCAGCAGGCGGCCCCTGTCCACCCTGTCGAACAGCGGATTGGCCACCGCCCTCGTCAGCACGGTGGCCCCGGTGGACACGGTGAAGAACAGTCCGGCGTTGGCAAGGCCGAGGCTGGCGCCGAAATCCTTCATGAAAAAGAACAGCAGGGTGGACGCGGTGAAGATGCACAGGCTGGCCCCCAGCATGGGAGCAACGCCGCGCGGGCGCAGTGCATGGCGAATGCCGGCAAGGTCCGGACGGGGGGATGGAGCGGCTGCGGCGTTGATCGTGCGGACAACGGGACCGAGCGGAAACAGCAGGAGGAACGCGGGCACCACCATCAGTGCCATCCATGCATAGGCATGCGAGGCATCGGCCACGTGGGGCAGCAGCGCTTCGGTGAAGGCAGGCATGAGCGCGAACGGCAACATGGTGGTGAGCGAGAAGATGCCGAACCCCTGTCCGCTTCTGTCGGGTGGAATGAAATGTACCAGCAGGGCCGTGGTGGCCGAAACCAGCGTGACGAAGGCCGCGCCGTGGAACACCCGCAGGAGCAGCAGGGCGGGAATGGTCCGCGCGAAGGGGTAGGCGGAAAGGGCCACTGCAATCAGCAGCAGGCTTGCCCGCATGACGGGCAGCGCGTTCGAAAGCCGCAGCCACGGGCTGATCAGGGGACGGAGCAGGAAGGCAGCCATGGGTTCCGCCGCAAGGATCCACGCTGCCCAGTATGACGGGATGCCAATGGAGGCAAGGTAGGGATGCAGGCCGTAGAATACGGCGATGTTGCCGAAGCCGAACAGCGCTATCAGGCACAGGGCGATGAAGGGGAATGACGCGAAGGGCGAGCGGAGAGAGGGCATGCGCTGTTCCTGTTCGTGTTGTCTGCGCCAATCAGCAGATAACGCGAAGGGCGTCAAAATGCCAGTGCGGTGGGTGGGGGGCTTGGTGTGTGCGCTTTGGATCGAAGAGCGGGTTGCCAGATTCCGGTGACCGGTTGCTCATACGGCGCAAACGTACCCGTCATGCAGTGGCTGTCTTTGGTGCGTTGCGGCACGGGCACGGCGATGATGCGCCGGTATCGGCTGGGAATGACGTGTTCCTCGTCCGCCCTGGGCAGCTTGGGCATTTCGCGTTCGTACAGGGGGCTGGCAAGCACGAAGGCGCGTTTGCCGGTCTTCATCACGTCGTCGCGCCTCGCCTCTTCCGGCTGTCGCCATCCCCCACCGTACACGGGAACCGCCCCGGCACGGGTGGTGCCGGGGCGGTTGCTGGAGTTGCCCCCCGTGGAAGTGCAACGGTGCGGAAGGGTGCGGGCCGGTTGTGGGCAGGTGCGGGAATCGGCGGGCTCCTGCGGGCCACCGGGTGCGCGGGGGGCACCGACATTGGCGGATGGCCGGTCGGCCCGGCAAGCCTGCGGAACCTGTCGTGCCGCAGGCCCCGGCGTGTCGGCCTGTCGGTTATTTCGCCACTTCGCAGGCCTGGGCCAATTCCTTCAGGCTTGCGTCTTCGACGATCAACTCTTCCGGATTGTCGGCGGCAACGTCTGAGGGGCAGTCCAGCACGGCATGCAGGCGGTGGACGTCCAGCGCCCCTTCCCACTTGGACACGACGATGGTGGCCACGCCGTTGCCGATCAGGTTGGTGATGGCCCGCGCTTCGGACATGAAGCGGTCCACGCCCAGCAGGATGGCCAGGGCGGCGATGGGCACGGTTTCCAGGCTCTGCATGGTGGCGGCCAGGGTGATGAAGCCGCCGCCGGTCACCGCGGCCGCGCCCTTCGAGGTCAGCAGCAGGATGAACAGCACGTACAGTTGCGCCCCCAGATCAAGCGGCGTGTTGGTGGCCTGGGCCAGGAAGACGAAGGCCATGGT
This DNA window, taken from Nitratidesulfovibrio sp., encodes the following:
- a CDS encoding MFS transporter, translated to MPSLRSPFASFPFIALCLIALFGFGNIAVFYGLHPYLASIGIPSYWAAWILAAEPMAAFLLRPLISPWLRLSNALPVMRASLLLIAVALSAYPFARTIPALLLLRVFHGAAFVTLVSATTALLVHFIPPDRSGQGFGIFSLTTMLPFALMPAFTEALLPHVADASHAYAWMALMVVPAFLLLFPLGPVVRTINAAAAPSPRPDLAGIRHALRPRGVAPMLGASLCIFTASTLLFFFMKDFGASLGLANAGLFFTVSTGATVLTRAVANPLFDRVDRGRLLVATLVLLAFCYAGYAVVRTPVVFLLAAALFGTCMGVALPLAQASLFLLADPTRRGLTTNLALSTMDAAYFVGPWLGGIMLAAGMPRATLFALSAALALAAALLVARAGLRRTTS